A portion of the Chondrinema litorale genome contains these proteins:
- a CDS encoding hydantoinase B/oxoprolinase family protein, producing the protein MGIWKIWADTGGTFTDCIALTPSNQVKRVKLLSNSSLKGRFEKQLSDNVFQASLRWDVEKDIFKGYQLSFAGVDQTYTIVKVDLAKQTIQLKEAIEETALEETLFSITANEEAPVMAARMVTETALEETLPLVAMRVGSTRGTNALLERKGAPTALLITKGFEDLMEIGDQTRPDIFALNIQKTPVLHERVISIDERINASGQVLNPLSQDEIAPVINALKKEGINTVAISLMHSYLNNTHEQKLKKYLKAFGIKYISASAELEPSINFLSRTGTALINAYLAPVIDNYVSNIISKIPDASLKIMTSAGGLTGSGFFKPKDSLLSGPAGGVVGAAAIAEKSNIKKIITLDMGGTSTDVARYDDGFDYQYETEIAGARLMAPSLAIHTVAAGGGSVCQYDGFKFSVGPESAGAFPGPACYGNNGPLSITDVNLLLGRVDPKNFGIPLNIEKAQATFNELVKDHQNKEEILTGFLQIANEKMADAIRKISVSKGYNPTEYSLLAFGGAGGQHACDIADLLNMDSIVIPYDAGLLSAYGMGQALVERFATEQVLKSFDNTEEYLNSILHKLSEDALNQLRSEGYLDDEIEIREQYIYLRYKGQNYAIEIPIITGVNIKEEYYNRYKKLYGYLPEDREIEIESVKVIASTKKKEEEKLEAVEEIHTPEKSHTIKTFIGGAWKEIPVFIWEELKAGASIKEPALLISKNSTVIIESNWELTIDQNNTALLKQSIKEESKEAKKEKSKPEAVQLELFTNRFTAIAEEMGALLQRTALSVNIKERLDFSCALLDKDGYLVVNAPHIPVHLGSMGLCVRKTIAAIDFEQGDVVITNHPAYGGSHLPDITLIAAIFDNAGNISGYVANRAHHAEIGGISPGSFPVKAKNLAEEGVVISPTYLVKNGKAKWKEIEQLFTESPYPSRSVQENIADLNASLASINAGKISFEYLLKTFGSETVAAYMKKLSQYAVSLVEQKLDSLQNQEFSAEEKLDDQTIIKVKITKENNQLQIDFTGTAQFHSGNLNATEAITRSVILYVLRLWLNEEVPLNEGLMEKVKLILPVCFLNPDFHSDAESCPAVAGGNTETSQRLTDTLLKALKLAACSQGTMNNLLFGNESFGYYETICGGVGAGDGFNGASATHQHMTNTRITDPEILELRYPVRLDKFAIRTGSGGKGKYTGGDGIERQISFLTPVELTLLTQHRVEKPYGLAGGEAGSVGMQILRAANGTEEALPNIVTVNLNPGDAIKIFTPGGGGYGK; encoded by the coding sequence ATGGGGATTTGGAAAATATGGGCAGATACAGGTGGTACTTTTACAGATTGTATTGCCCTTACTCCTTCCAATCAGGTAAAAAGAGTTAAACTATTAAGTAACAGTTCACTAAAAGGTAGGTTTGAAAAGCAGCTTTCAGATAATGTGTTTCAAGCCAGCCTTCGCTGGGATGTTGAAAAGGACATTTTTAAAGGTTACCAACTTTCTTTTGCCGGTGTAGATCAAACTTATACGATAGTTAAAGTTGATTTGGCAAAGCAAACCATTCAATTAAAAGAAGCCATAGAGGAAACTGCACTAGAAGAAACTCTTTTTAGTATAACAGCTAATGAAGAAGCTCCTGTGATGGCGGCTAGAATGGTTACAGAAACTGCACTAGAAGAAACGCTTCCACTTGTTGCAATGCGTGTTGGTTCTACTAGAGGAACAAATGCCTTACTCGAAAGAAAAGGAGCTCCAACAGCTTTGTTAATTACTAAGGGTTTCGAAGACCTAATGGAAATTGGAGACCAAACCCGCCCTGACATTTTTGCATTAAATATTCAGAAAACTCCGGTTTTGCATGAAAGGGTAATCAGCATAGACGAACGTATTAATGCATCCGGACAAGTATTAAATCCTCTTTCTCAAGATGAGATAGCACCAGTAATTAATGCTTTAAAAAAAGAAGGTATAAATACAGTTGCGATCTCACTCATGCATAGCTATTTAAATAATACGCATGAGCAAAAATTAAAAAAATACCTCAAAGCCTTTGGCATAAAATATATTTCAGCTTCTGCTGAGTTAGAACCAAGTATCAATTTTCTCTCTAGAACAGGTACTGCCCTTATAAATGCGTATCTAGCTCCTGTAATTGATAATTACGTTTCTAACATCATTAGTAAAATTCCTGATGCATCACTAAAGATAATGACCAGTGCAGGAGGTTTAACAGGTTCAGGATTCTTTAAACCAAAAGATAGTTTACTGAGTGGCCCTGCTGGTGGTGTAGTGGGTGCAGCCGCAATTGCTGAAAAAAGCAATATCAAAAAGATCATCACACTGGATATGGGTGGCACAAGTACAGATGTTGCCCGTTACGATGATGGTTTTGATTACCAATATGAAACAGAAATAGCCGGTGCCAGACTGATGGCTCCTTCTCTAGCCATTCATACAGTTGCTGCTGGTGGCGGTTCTGTTTGCCAATACGATGGTTTTAAATTTAGTGTGGGTCCTGAGAGCGCAGGTGCTTTCCCCGGCCCTGCTTGTTATGGCAATAATGGCCCGTTGAGTATCACAGATGTAAATTTACTATTAGGTAGAGTTGATCCAAAAAACTTTGGAATACCACTTAATATAGAAAAAGCTCAGGCCACTTTTAATGAACTAGTAAAAGATCATCAAAATAAAGAAGAAATACTAACAGGTTTTTTACAGATCGCCAATGAAAAAATGGCTGATGCTATTAGAAAAATATCTGTTTCTAAAGGTTACAATCCTACTGAATATAGCCTCTTAGCTTTTGGTGGTGCTGGTGGGCAACATGCTTGTGATATTGCTGACCTACTCAATATGGATAGCATCGTTATTCCTTATGATGCTGGTTTGTTGAGTGCTTATGGAATGGGACAAGCTTTAGTAGAAAGATTTGCTACAGAACAGGTCTTAAAAAGCTTTGATAATACAGAAGAATATCTAAATTCTATACTCCATAAATTATCAGAAGATGCACTTAATCAGTTGAGGAGTGAAGGCTACTTGGATGATGAAATAGAAATTAGAGAACAATACATCTATCTTAGATACAAGGGACAAAACTATGCTATAGAAATCCCTATAATAACAGGTGTAAATATTAAAGAAGAATACTATAACAGATATAAAAAACTCTACGGATATCTTCCAGAAGATAGGGAAATTGAAATTGAATCTGTAAAGGTAATTGCTTCTACAAAGAAAAAAGAAGAAGAAAAACTAGAAGCGGTTGAAGAAATCCATACTCCTGAAAAATCTCATACCATTAAAACTTTTATTGGCGGAGCATGGAAAGAAATTCCGGTATTTATCTGGGAAGAATTAAAAGCAGGTGCTTCTATTAAAGAACCGGCACTCTTAATTAGTAAAAATAGCACTGTTATTATAGAGTCTAATTGGGAATTAACCATAGATCAAAACAATACTGCGCTACTTAAACAAAGTATTAAAGAAGAATCAAAAGAAGCTAAAAAAGAAAAGTCGAAGCCAGAAGCTGTTCAACTTGAACTATTTACTAATAGATTTACTGCTATTGCAGAAGAAATGGGCGCTTTGCTTCAAAGAACTGCATTGTCTGTAAATATTAAAGAAAGGTTAGATTTTTCTTGTGCATTGCTAGACAAAGATGGTTACTTAGTCGTAAATGCACCACATATTCCTGTTCATTTGGGCAGTATGGGGCTTTGCGTTAGAAAAACCATTGCTGCTATTGATTTTGAACAAGGAGATGTAGTAATCACAAACCATCCGGCTTATGGCGGTTCTCACTTGCCAGATATTACTTTAATTGCTGCTATTTTTGATAATGCTGGCAACATTTCAGGATATGTTGCAAATAGAGCCCATCATGCAGAAATTGGTGGAATATCTCCGGGCTCTTTCCCTGTAAAAGCTAAAAACCTAGCAGAAGAAGGTGTGGTGATCTCCCCTACCTATTTAGTAAAAAACGGTAAAGCTAAGTGGAAAGAAATTGAACAGCTATTTACTGAAAGCCCTTATCCAAGTAGATCGGTTCAAGAAAATATAGCAGATTTAAATGCCTCATTGGCATCTATCAATGCAGGTAAAATCAGTTTTGAATACCTGTTGAAAACATTCGGTTCTGAAACAGTGGCAGCTTATATGAAAAAGCTCAGTCAATATGCTGTTTCATTGGTTGAGCAGAAACTTGATTCATTGCAAAATCAAGAGTTTTCTGCCGAAGAAAAACTAGATGATCAAACAATCATTAAGGTTAAAATCACCAAAGAAAACAACCAACTACAAATAGATTTTACAGGAACTGCTCAATTCCACTCTGGAAACTTAAATGCAACTGAAGCCATCACAAGAAGTGTGATTTTATATGTGTTGAGGTTATGGCTCAATGAAGAAGTACCGCTCAACGAAGGATTAATGGAAAAGGTGAAATTAATTTTACCAGTTTGTTTCCTTAATCCAGACTTCCATAGCGATGCTGAGAGTTGCCCTGCTGTTGCTGGAGGAAACACAGAAACAAGCCAACGCCTTACTGATACCTTGCTTAAAGCTTTAAAACTAGCGGCTTGTAGCCAAGGAACTATGAATAACCTACTGTTTGGTAATGAAAGCTTTGGCTATTACGAAACCATTTGTGGAGGTGTAGGTGCCGGCGATGGCTTTAATGGTGCATCAGCAACGCATCAACACATGACGAATACAAGAATTACCGATCCAGAGATTCTTGAACTCCGCTATCCAGTAAGGTTAGATAAATTCGCTATTAGAACAGGATCAGGGGGAAAAGGTAAATACACAGGTGGAGATGGAATCGAAAGACAAATTTCATTTCTTACTCCGGTTGAGCTCACCTTACTTACACAACACAGAGTAGAAAAGCCTTATGGTTTGGCTGGTGGTGAAGCAGGCTCTGTTGGCATGCAGATTTTAAGAGCAGCCAATGGCACCGAAGAAGCACTTCCAAACATTGTAACAGTGAACTTAAATCCTGGAGATGCTATTAAGATATTTACTCCGGGTGGTGGAGGCTATGGCAAGTAA
- a CDS encoding trans-sulfuration enzyme family protein, whose product MPEYSNFETKAIRHQAERSHNREHSVPIYATSSFVFEDAEEARAMFAEEIPGNIYSRYSNPNNDEFIEKLCLLEHTEDGIATASGMAAMFCSIAAFVGQGDHIVASRSLFGSTHQILTSLMPKWGVSHTYVSIDNLEEWENAIQPNTKLMFLETPSNPAQDLADLEALGKLAAKHNIILSVDNCFATPYIQNPADFGAHIITHSATKFIDGQGRVLGGAVLGTTDLIKEVRFLARHSGPSMSPFHGWILSKSLETMAVRMDRHCDNAMELATELEKIDDVAWVKYPHLASHPQYELAKKQMKKGGGLVTFELKGGVERGRKFLDALQMVSLSANLGDSRSIATHPASTTHSKLLEEERLAVGISNGLIRVSAGLEHIEDIKKDIFRAIEVSA is encoded by the coding sequence ATGCCTGAATATTCAAATTTCGAGACCAAAGCAATACGACACCAAGCAGAAAGAAGTCATAACCGTGAGCACTCTGTGCCTATTTACGCTACTTCAAGTTTTGTATTTGAGGATGCTGAAGAAGCAAGAGCCATGTTTGCCGAAGAAATACCAGGCAATATATATTCGAGATATTCGAACCCAAACAACGATGAGTTTATAGAAAAACTTTGCTTGCTAGAACATACAGAAGATGGCATTGCAACTGCTTCTGGTATGGCAGCAATGTTTTGTAGTATAGCCGCTTTTGTAGGTCAGGGAGATCATATTGTAGCATCAAGATCTTTATTTGGTTCTACACACCAAATATTAACCAGTTTAATGCCTAAATGGGGTGTATCACATACCTATGTAAGTATAGATAATTTAGAAGAATGGGAAAATGCCATTCAACCAAATACCAAGCTAATGTTCTTAGAAACACCATCTAACCCGGCACAAGATTTAGCCGATTTAGAAGCTCTAGGGAAATTAGCTGCAAAACACAATATAATACTTAGTGTAGATAATTGTTTTGCTACACCATATATACAAAACCCAGCAGATTTTGGTGCGCACATTATCACTCACTCAGCCACTAAATTTATAGATGGGCAAGGTAGAGTTTTAGGTGGAGCCGTTTTGGGTACAACAGATCTTATTAAAGAAGTTAGATTTTTGGCTAGACATTCAGGCCCTTCTATGTCTCCTTTCCACGGATGGATACTTTCTAAAAGTCTTGAAACAATGGCTGTTCGTATGGATAGACACTGTGATAATGCAATGGAATTAGCCACTGAACTTGAAAAAATCGACGATGTGGCTTGGGTTAAATACCCACATTTAGCTTCTCACCCTCAATATGAGTTGGCTAAAAAACAAATGAAAAAAGGTGGTGGATTAGTAACATTCGAACTAAAAGGTGGAGTAGAAAGAGGTAGAAAATTTTTAGATGCCTTACAAATGGTTTCTTTATCTGCCAACTTAGGAGACTCAAGAAGTATTGCTACACACCCTGCATCTACTACACATTCTAAATTGTTAGAAGAAGAAAGACTTGCAGTTGGCATAAGCAATGGTCTCATTAGAGTTTCTGCCGGATTAGAACATATTGAAGATATTAAAAAAGATATCTTTAGAGCAATTGAAGTTTCAGCATAA
- the ppk1 gene encoding polyphosphate kinase 1 translates to MTTNPSVYKDRVDALIQKSVYISRDLSWLQFNHRVLDQAKNKKRNVLEQLKFIAITASNLDEFFMVRVGSLYNYIDYDKQRLDYSGLREDPFRATLLEQLQELVQDQYSFYLSDIAPKFPENNFSISNIEDLTENERTSANEYFLKTVFPMLTPMVSDAYHTFPMLMNKLLCFGVVTKEIEDGKENNKLSFVQIPQNLPRFYEIFREDEMVFVPIESIIKANIDKLFRNVSITSVNLLRITRNGDYTLEESEDLETDFIDEIKRKLKTRKTGRVVRLEVEPNANKWMMQYLSSKWDIDGYNVFEVPALIDFTCIWQIVNHSAFKYHMPSSKKPVTPITLRFDDTEDNIFNIFKERDVLLHHPYNSIEPLLKLIEAAAEDPNVLAIKITIYRVAKDSRITNALYKAAENGKHVSVLFEIKARFDEENNIREAKRLQDAGCFVIHGIGYLKTHTKMLLIVRKEGDKVTRYVHMSSGNYNEDTSRLYTDIGFITTKEIYAHDVSEFFNAITGHSNPQKYDYLLTAPISMRTDLISLIRQEAKNAKAGLPSGIIVKVNSLQDDKFIDALYKASQAGVPIKLIVRGICCLRPSRKGLSENIEVKSIVGNYLEHSRIFYFHNNGDPKVYGGSADAMVRSFDRRIESLFLFVDEKCKKETMTILDYSLRDNVNTYIMQEDGTYIKPEINNEKPFDAHKEFYKLSEDAIKDVTLF, encoded by the coding sequence ATGACTACCAACCCTTCAGTTTATAAGGATCGCGTTGATGCACTTATACAAAAAAGTGTATATATAAGTAGGGATTTAAGCTGGCTCCAATTCAACCATAGAGTATTAGATCAAGCAAAAAACAAAAAAAGGAATGTACTTGAGCAGTTAAAATTTATTGCCATTACAGCATCAAACCTTGATGAGTTTTTTATGGTTCGTGTGGGCAGTTTATATAATTATATAGACTATGATAAACAAAGGCTCGATTATTCGGGCTTAAGAGAAGATCCATTTAGAGCTACTTTGCTAGAACAATTACAAGAGTTGGTACAAGACCAGTATAGTTTTTACTTAAGTGATATTGCTCCAAAATTTCCTGAGAACAATTTCTCTATCTCTAATATAGAAGACTTAACAGAAAACGAAAGAACTTCGGCTAATGAATACTTTCTAAAAACTGTATTCCCGATGCTTACTCCAATGGTTTCTGATGCATACCATACCTTTCCTATGCTAATGAACAAGCTTTTATGCTTTGGAGTAGTAACCAAAGAGATAGAAGATGGAAAAGAAAATAATAAGCTATCTTTTGTACAAATACCTCAAAATCTGCCAAGGTTTTACGAAATCTTTAGAGAAGATGAAATGGTGTTTGTCCCAATAGAATCTATAATTAAGGCTAATATCGATAAGCTTTTCAGAAATGTAAGTATCACTTCTGTTAACCTCCTTAGAATTACGCGGAATGGTGATTATACACTAGAAGAAAGTGAAGATCTTGAAACAGATTTTATCGACGAGATAAAAAGAAAGCTTAAAACTAGAAAAACTGGAAGGGTTGTAAGATTAGAAGTTGAGCCAAATGCAAATAAGTGGATGATGCAATATCTCAGTTCTAAGTGGGATATTGATGGTTATAATGTATTTGAAGTACCAGCCCTTATTGATTTTACTTGCATATGGCAAATTGTAAATCATAGTGCATTTAAATACCACATGCCTTCGAGCAAAAAGCCTGTAACTCCTATTACATTGCGCTTTGATGATACAGAAGATAACATCTTTAATATATTTAAAGAAAGAGATGTTCTGCTTCATCATCCATATAATAGCATTGAACCTCTTCTTAAACTAATAGAGGCTGCTGCAGAAGACCCGAATGTACTGGCGATAAAAATCACTATATATAGAGTCGCTAAAGATTCTCGCATCACAAATGCACTTTATAAAGCTGCCGAAAATGGAAAGCACGTTTCTGTACTATTCGAAATTAAAGCCCGCTTTGACGAAGAAAATAATATAAGAGAAGCTAAAAGATTACAGGACGCAGGTTGCTTTGTAATTCATGGTATAGGTTATTTAAAAACTCATACCAAAATGTTACTTATCGTAAGAAAAGAAGGCGATAAAGTTACCAGATATGTCCATATGTCTAGTGGTAATTACAACGAGGATACATCAAGACTTTATACTGATATTGGTTTTATAACCACCAAAGAGATTTATGCTCACGATGTATCTGAATTCTTTAATGCAATTACCGGACACTCTAATCCACAAAAATACGATTACCTACTCACTGCTCCTATCAGCATGAGAACAGACCTGATCTCGCTTATTAGACAGGAAGCAAAAAATGCAAAAGCAGGTTTACCGAGTGGTATCATTGTAAAGGTTAATTCACTACAAGACGATAAATTTATTGATGCACTTTATAAAGCATCTCAAGCAGGAGTGCCAATAAAATTAATTGTAAGAGGTATCTGCTGTTTACGTCCGAGTAGAAAAGGATTAAGTGAGAATATTGAAGTTAAATCTATTGTAGGTAACTACCTCGAACACTCTCGCATTTTCTATTTCCATAACAATGGCGATCCTAAAGTGTATGGTGGTAGTGCAGATGCCATGGTAAGAAGTTTCGATAGAAGAATCGAATCTCTATTCCTTTTTGTTGATGAAAAATGCAAAAAAGAGACCATGACAATTCTAGATTACAGCCTTAGAGACAATGTAAATACTTATATAATGCAAGAAGACGGAACATATATAAAACCTGAAATAAATAATGAAAAACCGTTTGATGCTCATAAAGAGTTTTATAAATTGTCAGAAGATGCTATAAAAGATGTGACATTATTTTGA
- a CDS encoding FecR family protein: MKDFREVIADYLEGKSHGKCKLLLDSWISRDQDNKHSLQQIFDKLQQAANNAETYNPNTQKAYDEILLKINSKKSATTVSTDFSYNNPSYRSIAAIIIILIIAAVAFFIYPQNSPDDWLTVNSSNENKEFFLNDGTHVWLNKGSVLKYPASFSNNSRDVILNGEGFFEVAKNEQQPFIIKTAANSIVEVKGTSLNIRCYEDDKTEEIAVMEGTVVYKCSKDSRPQVAIKKGECAMWNMQSDNIERTEKIDPNTFSWKDNILQLDSVDCLTLEKSLERFFHVEVMVKDPVLYNKCNVSAIFEDKSLGEVLSYLQEYAGIHADVKKDTCFLWGKFCKDECDD, from the coding sequence ATGAAAGATTTTCGGGAAGTAATTGCCGATTATCTGGAGGGAAAATCACATGGTAAATGTAAATTATTGTTGGATTCGTGGATTTCGCGAGATCAGGATAATAAACACTCTCTCCAGCAGATTTTTGATAAACTTCAGCAAGCAGCCAATAATGCTGAGACTTACAATCCAAATACCCAAAAAGCTTATGATGAGATTTTACTAAAAATTAATTCAAAGAAATCTGCTACCACAGTTTCAACAGATTTTTCGTATAATAACCCTTCCTACAGAAGCATCGCTGCTATAATAATCATCTTGATTATAGCTGCTGTCGCTTTTTTCATCTACCCTCAAAACTCACCAGACGATTGGCTTACTGTTAATAGTTCAAATGAGAATAAAGAATTCTTTTTAAACGATGGCACTCACGTTTGGCTTAATAAAGGCAGTGTATTAAAGTATCCTGCTAGTTTTAGTAATAATTCTCGCGATGTAATTCTTAATGGAGAAGGCTTTTTTGAAGTAGCCAAAAATGAACAACAACCCTTTATTATTAAAACAGCAGCTAACTCTATTGTAGAAGTAAAAGGTACCTCTCTTAATATACGATGTTACGAAGACGACAAAACGGAAGAAATTGCCGTAATGGAAGGTACTGTTGTTTATAAATGTTCTAAAGATTCTCGTCCGCAAGTGGCAATTAAAAAAGGTGAATGTGCCATGTGGAATATGCAGTCTGATAATATTGAACGAACAGAAAAAATAGACCCCAATACCTTTTCTTGGAAAGATAATATTCTACAATTAGACAGTGTAGACTGCCTAACCCTAGAGAAGTCTCTCGAAAGATTTTTCCATGTAGAAGTAATGGTAAAAGATCCGGTACTCTATAATAAGTGCAATGTATCTGCAATTTTTGAAGATAAGTCTTTGGGCGAGGTTTTATCTTATTTGCAAGAGTATGCTGGCATACATGCCGATGTTAAAAAAGATACTTGTTTTTTATGGGGTAAGTTTTGTAAAGATGAGTGTGACGACTAA
- a CDS encoding YqgE/AlgH family protein encodes MFTFNGNLNENFEVQKGDILLAEPFLADPNFKRSVVLMCEHQEEGSFGLVFNRPAMVSIEESNEIFLTGNNIYFGGPVEQNTLHFIHKFDFLEDSIALRDGVYWSGNYDQLKALHAEGKVHPGTCRFFIGYSGWGSEQLHSELKQDSWVIAKTNLQMLFEVEPEELWKNILRSMGKKYQVLSNYPTDPRLN; translated from the coding sequence ATGTTTACCTTCAATGGAAATTTGAACGAAAACTTTGAAGTGCAAAAGGGAGACATCCTTTTAGCCGAGCCTTTTCTTGCAGATCCTAATTTTAAAAGATCAGTTGTTCTTATGTGCGAGCATCAAGAAGAAGGTTCGTTTGGCTTAGTATTTAACAGACCTGCTATGGTAAGTATAGAAGAAAGTAACGAAATTTTTCTTACTGGCAATAATATATACTTTGGTGGCCCTGTTGAGCAAAATACTTTGCACTTTATACATAAATTCGATTTTCTTGAAGATAGCATTGCATTAAGAGATGGAGTTTACTGGAGCGGTAATTACGATCAATTAAAAGCATTGCATGCAGAAGGGAAAGTACATCCTGGCACATGTCGTTTTTTTATTGGTTACAGCGGTTGGGGTAGCGAGCAATTACACAGCGAATTAAAACAAGATTCTTGGGTAATTGCAAAAACTAATCTCCAAATGCTGTTTGAGGTAGAGCCTGAAGAATTATGGAAAAATATATTAAGGTCAATGGGTAAAAAATATCAGGTTCTTTCAAATTATCCAACTGACCCCCGATTAAATTAA
- a CDS encoding MOSC domain-containing protein, with product MINTKFNNLKMLMEHIPQIGNVTWIGVRPATREKINELQEVTVDEYGLVGDRYKKSSGNRAITLIQQEHLPVIQSILNLSALHPSTLRRNIVVKGINLLALKDKKFKIGTAVLEMTGYCHPCSRMEEALGDGGYNAMRGHGGITAKVIENGKINIGDEVSLLKE from the coding sequence ATGATCAACACCAAATTTAATAACCTGAAAATGCTTATGGAACACATTCCTCAAATCGGAAATGTAACTTGGATTGGTGTAAGACCAGCAACCAGAGAGAAAATAAACGAATTGCAAGAAGTTACTGTCGACGAATATGGTCTAGTGGGTGATAGATATAAAAAAAGTTCTGGAAACAGAGCAATTACTCTTATTCAACAAGAACACTTACCTGTTATTCAGTCTATTCTGAATCTTTCAGCTTTACATCCATCTACATTAAGAAGAAATATAGTTGTAAAAGGAATTAATCTTTTAGCATTAAAGGACAAAAAATTTAAAATAGGAACTGCTGTATTAGAAATGACTGGCTATTGCCACCCATGCTCAAGAATGGAAGAAGCTTTAGGAGATGGAGGTTACAATGCTATGAGAGGACATGGAGGAATAACAGCTAAGGTTATAGAAAATGGCAAGATCAATATTGGAGATGAAGTAAGCCTCTTAAAAGAATAG
- a CDS encoding RNA polymerase sigma-70 factor produces MNLTGQPDSDQDIMESIANDDELVFKKLFETYYEELIRFAIRHVRSPEVAEGIVQEVFLYLWEKRKDINLKSSLRSYLYAATRYQAIYFFREQNKTPKLNEISQGTEVSSGDDSQLLLEFLEVEKDLNKAVDALPPKCKEIYQLSREEGLSYKQIAEKLHISVKTVENQLIIALKRIRLALAKFLVVNPILIFLYFISNVF; encoded by the coding sequence ATGAATTTAACGGGCCAGCCAGATAGCGATCAGGATATAATGGAAAGCATTGCCAATGACGATGAGCTGGTTTTTAAAAAGCTTTTTGAAACCTATTACGAAGAGCTCATCCGATTTGCGATTAGACATGTACGTTCTCCTGAAGTTGCAGAAGGGATAGTGCAGGAGGTATTCTTATATCTGTGGGAAAAAAGAAAAGATATTAATCTTAAAAGTTCTTTGCGCTCGTATCTGTATGCTGCCACCAGATACCAGGCAATTTATTTTTTTAGAGAACAAAATAAAACCCCAAAATTAAATGAGATTTCTCAGGGAACAGAAGTAAGCAGTGGTGATGATTCGCAATTACTACTCGAATTTCTCGAAGTAGAAAAAGACCTTAATAAGGCTGTAGATGCTTTACCTCCAAAGTGCAAAGAGATTTATCAATTAAGTAGAGAAGAAGGCTTATCTTATAAACAGATAGCAGAAAAATTACATATTTCAGTTAAAACCGTTGAAAACCAACTTATAATAGCTTTAAAAAGGATTAGGTTGGCTTTAGCTAAGTTTCTAGTGGTTAATCCTATACTAATATTCTTATATTTTATATCAAATGTGTTTTAA
- the erpA gene encoding iron-sulfur cluster insertion protein ErpA, protein MIHITDTAKKKLKDLKEEKGHGEDYNLRVLVKGGGCSGLMYDLDFDNTSKESDEVFEDKGVKILVDKKSLLYLLGTTLDFTDGLNGKGFQFINPNATRTCGCGESFAV, encoded by the coding sequence ATGATACATATAACCGATACTGCTAAAAAGAAATTAAAAGACCTTAAGGAAGAAAAAGGCCACGGAGAAGATTATAATTTAAGAGTTCTCGTAAAAGGTGGAGGTTGTTCGGGTCTTATGTACGATCTTGACTTTGACAATACAAGTAAAGAAAGTGACGAAGTTTTTGAAGATAAAGGAGTGAAAATCTTAGTTGACAAAAAGAGCTTGCTTTATCTATTAGGCACCACATTAGATTTCACTGATGGATTAAATGGAAAAGGATTCCAATTTATAAATCCTAATGCTACTAGAACTTGTGGCTGTGGTGAGAGCTTTGCTGTTTAA
- the ccoS gene encoding cbb3-type cytochrome oxidase assembly protein CcoS, which produces MSAIFLLIIVSLVVAVGFLGAFLWAAHNGQYDDDYTPSIRILFDDENYEKSGTK; this is translated from the coding sequence ATGAGTGCTATTTTCCTCCTCATTATTGTAAGCTTAGTAGTAGCAGTGGGATTTCTTGGTGCTTTCTTATGGGCTGCTCATAATGGACAGTATGACGATGACTACACACCATCTATAAGAATTTTATTTGACGACGAGAACTATGAAAAATCCGGAACTAAGTAA